GCCATCGTTGAGCAACTGAAGTTGCAGAAGCGCGAAGAGCCGCTGATCCACCGGCGGGTTTACCGGCCATGGGGTTCATACGAAACCGTCGATGAGGGCGAACGCTTCAAGGTCAAGCGCATTACGGTCAAGCCGGGCGCGGCGCTTTCTTTGCAGATGCACAGCAGGCGCGCTGAGCACTGGATCGTGGTGACTGGCAGGGCGCTGGTGACGGTCGGGAAAAAACAGGTGCCGCTGGAGGCGAACCAGTCGATCTACATTCCGGTCGAAGAGCTTCACCGGCTCGAAAATCCCGGCGACGAGCCGCTCGAACTCATTGAAGTGCAGTCGGGCGGTTACCTCGGCGAGGACGACATCGTTCGCTTTGAAGATCACTACGGCCGACTGTGAACAGTGGACGGAGTTGCCTTTCCGGTTTTTTCTTCTCTTTAGGATTTATAGGTTGTATAAGTTTTATCGGGTCTGTAAGTCCCATAGAAGAGGATGGATGGTTTTGAGAGCAACGATTATTGTAATACATTCATCTGTTGCGATCATGCGGCACTCCAGACGATTTTCAATCAAAATTCCGGTAGCATATGGCTGAAGAAATGAAATCTCCCAACCAGAATCAGCCGGTTGGTGACGTCGTGAAGGGTGATTTTGCGACCATTCTTGTTGGTCTGGGCACGATGCTCGACGGAGCGCTGACACCTCTGAGCAAAGTCGTCGCCTCGGCGCTTGATTCGATGACGGTTGTCGCGCACCAGATTCTCAATGGCATCAGCAATTCGATTGACAATAAGCAGCAGTAATTCTCCTTTCCCGGGACTTTCCCTCGTAGCGCATCTGAAGGCAGTCATCTCCGCTCGAAGGCTGCCTTTCTCTTTTCCTGCCGATTCTCGTATATTCAGACTTTTCCGCGAAAACGGGCCATAACCTGCTTTTCGCTTACGATATTTCCAGTTTGACATTTTCCAAGCCATGCCAGCCACCTATCCCGAGTACCCGTCCAGCCTTTCCTACAGCGCCATGGAGGCGCAAATCCGCGAGTTCTGGATCGAACGGAATATTTTCAGGAAGAGCCTCGAAAAGGATGCGCCCAAAGGCATCTACTCCTTTTACGAAGGCCCGCCGACGGTGAATGGAAAGCCCGGCGTGCACCACCTGTTCAGCCGCACCATCAAGGATGTGGTGTGCCGTTACCACACCATGCAGGGCTATCAGGTTCCGCGCAAGGCTGGCTGGGACACGCACGGCCTGCCGGTCGAAATCTCGGTCGAGAAGAAGCTTGGCCTAAAAAACAAGTCGCACGTCGAGGAGTACGGCGTGGGCGAGTTCAACCGTGAGGCGCGAGCGCTGGTTTATCACCACATCGACGACAACCGCGAGGGGTGGGGCAAGCTGACTGAGCGCATGGGCTATTGGGTCGATATGGACAGCCCTTACATCACCTGCGACAATAATTATATCGAGTCGGTTTGGTGGGCCCTGAAGACCATTTTCGACAAAGGGCTGATCTACAAGGATTACAAGATCGTGCCGCAGGATCCGAAGTCCGAGACCGTGCTCAGCTCGCACGAGCTGGCGCTGGGCTACAAAGAGGTGCAGGATCCGAGTGTCTATATCAAGTTTCGCCTGAAGGATTCGGGTGAAAGCATTCTCGTCTGGACGACCACGCCGTGGACGCTCATCTCGAACGTCGCCCTCGCCGTTGGCCGCGACATCGACTACGTGCGCGTCAAGCATCGCGAAACTGGCGAGGTGCTGATTCTGGCCGAGTCGCGCTTGTCGGTGCTTGTCGAGAAGATCGGCGACGAGTCGGCCTGGGAAGTCATCGACCGCTGCAAAGGCAGTGATCTCGAAGGGCGCGACTACGAGCCGCTTTTCAACTACTTTTCGCCGGAGCGCCGCGCATGGTACGTGGTGTGTGGCGATTTCGTTTCGACCGGCGAAGGTACCGGCATTGTGCACATCGCTCCGGCGTTCGGCGCGGACGACTACGAGCTGTCGAAGCAGTACCAGCTTCCGATGCTTCAGCCGGTGGCTCGCAACGGCTGCTTCACCGCCGAGGTTCCGGACTACGAGGGGATGTTCTTCAAGGATGCCGACAAGCCGATCATGCAGCGGCTCAAGGAGGAGGGCAAGCTCTACCGCCGCGAGACGATCCAGCACACCTACCCCTTCTCGTGGCGTTACGATGTGCCGGTGATCTACTACGCCCGCGAGTCGTGGTACATCCGCACTACCGACATCGCACCGCGCATGGTGGCGCTGAACAAGACGATCAACTGGAACCCGCCGGAGATTGGCACGGGCCGCTTCGGCAACTGGCTCGAAGAGAACAAAGACTGGGCGCTTTCCCGCGAACGCTTTTGGGGCACGCCGCTGCCGGTTTGGGTTGCCGAGGATTTCGCCATCGGCGATGGCCCCGACTCCGGCAAGCTCTTCGCGGTCGGCTCGGTCGCGGAGCTTCGCGAGGGCTTCATCGAGATTGATGGCGAAGAGATGAATCTCGGCGATGCGCTTGACAAGGGGCTCGTCGAACTCGACCTGCACAAGCCGTTCGTGGATCGCATCTGGTTCATCCGCGATGGCAAGCGCTTCAACCGCACGCCGGAGCTGATCGACGTCTGGTTCGATAGCGGCTCGATGCCCTTCGCCCAGCTGCACTACCCATTCGAGAACAAAGAGCTGTTCGACAAGACCTTCCCGGCGGACTTTATCGCCGAGGGCGTTGACCAGACGCGAGGCTGGTTTTACACGCTGCACGCCATCGCAACGCTCATTTTCGACCGTCCGGCCTACCGGAACGTCGTTGTCAACGGTCACATCCTCGACAAGAGTGGCCAGAAGATGTCCAAATCGAAAGGCAATGTGGTCGATCCGTTCGAGTCGATGGAGCAGTACGGCGCGGACGCTATCCGCTGGTATCTGATGATCACCAGCCCGCCGTGGCGCCCGAAGCTTTTCAATGCCGCCGAGATCGAGGAGGAGCAGCGCAAGTTCTTCCGCGCCTTCATCAACAGCTACAACTTTTTCGTGCTCTACGCGAACGTCGATGGCTTTCGCTACGAAGAGGCTGACATTCCGTTCACTCAGCGTTCGGAGCTTGACCGCTGGGTCCTCTCCAGCCTCAACACGCTCATCGCCGAAGTGACCAGCCGCATGGAGCAGTATGACCTCACGGGTGCGTGCCGTCTCATTGGCGACTTCACCGTTGATGATCTGTCGAACTGGTACATCCGCCGCTCGCGCAAACGCTTCTGGAAGGGGGAGATGGGGCCGGACAAGCTTTCGGCCTACCAGACGCTCTCGACGGTGCTCGAAACGCTCGCGAAGCTGATGGCTCCGTTCGTACCTTTCATCGCCGAAAAAATCTGGCTCGACCTGAAGAGCGTCGGTGGAACCTCGAAAGCCGAATCGGTGCACTTGGCCGACTGGCCGGTGGCCGATGAAAGCTGCATCGATGCGGCGCTCGAAGAGCGCATGAAGAAGGCGCAGATCATCACCTCGCTGGTGCGCACCATGCGCGAGAAGGCCGGCATCAAGGTGCGCCAGCCGCTCCGGCGCATCCTGCTCGCCGCCGCCGAACCCGGTTCGCGCGCCGCCTATGAGCTGGTATCGGACATCATCAAGGAAGAGGTCAATGTCCAGAAGATCGAGTATGTCGAGGACGAGGATGGCTCGGTTATCAGCAAGAAGGCCAAGCCCAATTTCAAGACCCTCGGTCCACGTTTCGGCAAGGACATGAAGCTGCTGGCCGAGGAGATCAGGATCATGAGTCACAAGCAGATTTCGCGCCTTGAAAAGGAAGGTTCCATCGAGATCGATCTCGGCGGACGCATCTGCACCGTGCTTCGTGAGGATGTTGACATCGTGCACGAGGACATCGAGGGGTGGCTGGTGGCGGCGGACGACGCGCACCGCATCATGGTGGCGCTTGACACCGAAATCACCGAAGAGCTTGAGATGCTTGGTCTGGCCCGCGAGCTGGTCAGCCGCATCCAGACGCTCCGCAAGGAGAGTGGTCTCGAAATTACCGACCGTATCGCTCTGACGATTGCGGGCAGCGAAAAGCTGCTGGCGGCGGCCAGAAAGAGCGAGTCCTATATTATGGACGAAACGCTTGCCACGTCGATTGTACTGTTGCCGCTCGACGATTCGCAGCCGGGCGACGGCGTGGAGCAGGTCAACAATGAATTGTGCCGGTTGTCGCTTGAAAAATCCGGTTCGTGATCGTATTATATAACTTCGTGTTTTTTTACGGTTTACCGCTGGGTTGCCGTTGGAACCTCTAAACCATGACCATCATGTCGAAGAAAACCAGCCCTGTTCAGGAAAGCCCTGTGGAGTCTACGGAAGAGACCAGACTGACCAGGACTTACCTGAGCGACGAGGAGCTCGAACACTTCAGGCAGCTTCTGCTGAAGCGGCGTGATGAGGTGCTGCGTGACCTCGATATTCTTCGCTCCTCACTGTCCGAGGAGAGTGTCGAGGACTCGATCAACTCGAACTACTCGATGCACATGGCCGATCACGGTACCGAAACCATGGATCGCGAGCAGCGCTTCATGTTCATTGCCCGTGACGAAAAATATCTGCACTACATCGATCAGGCTCTCGATCGCATCCGCAACAAGACCTACGGTATCTGCACCAAATCGGGCAAGCCGATTCCCAAGAAGCGTCTCGAGGCCGTGCCGCACACCTCGGTCAGGATCGAATTCAAGCAGACCAAGAAATAAAGCATCAACCTGTCCGGAACATTATCACAGATTGAAAAGGCTGTCCATACCGGGCAGCCTTTCGTTTTTTCCATAAAAAAAGAAAAGCCGTCTTGTCCGGAAGCGAAGACGGCTTTTTTATCTGGCGCGGTTTCTCGTTCAGCAAACAGGAAGGCTTAGTCGTTCTCTTCCTTGTCGGTCGTGGCGTCGGCGATCGGGATGGGGTAGTCGCCGCTGAAGCAGGCAGTGCAGTAGCTGCAGGTTTCGCCCTCGAATTCCGGTACGCTGTTCAGGAGGCCCTGCATGGAGAGATATCTCAGTGAATCCACGCCGATGTACTCCCTGATTTTTTCGATATCGCCCAGCTCGTGCTCGGCGTCAGCAAGCATGTGCGTGAGCAGTTGGCGCTTGGAGGGGAAGTCCATGCCGTAAAAGCAGGGATTGGTGATCGGTGGTGAGCTGATGTGCAGGTGAATCTCTTTCGGATTGGCCTCGCGAACCAGCTTGATGAGCATCTTGGCCGTTGTGCCGCGCACGATCGAGTCATCGACGAGGATGATTGGGCGGCCCTGCATGACGCCGCGCACGATGTTGTATTTCGAGCGAACCTTGATTTCACGGCTCTGAATGCCTGGCTGAATAAAGGTGCGGCCAACATAGTGGTTGCGGATCAGGCCGTGCTCGAAGCGCGCAGGCTTGCCGAGTTTGTTGCTTTCTCTGACGAAGCCGAGCGCAGCCGTGTTCGAGGAGTCTGGCACGCTGACTACGGCCAGCTCCTTGTCGTTGGGGTCTCGTTCGATCGTTGATTCCCTGGCCAGGTTCTTGCCGAGGTTCCGGCGCACCTTGTCAACCGAGTGCCGAAAGATGAAGCTGTCCGGGCGGGCGAAATAGACATACTCGAAGATGCAGCGGGCTTTGCGCTCGACAGGTGGAAGGTAGAGCGAAACCGGCTTTTCGTTGTCCACGGCGAGGTGGTCGATCAGGAGGATTTCACCCGGTTCGATGTCGCGGATGTACTCGGCCTTGATGATGTCGAAAGCACAGGTTTCGCTCGCTACGACGTAGGCCAGCTCACCGGTTGCGGGATCGATTTTCTTGCCGAGAGCCAAGGGGCGCACGCCGTAAGGGTCTCGCGCCGCAATCATCTGGTTGTTGGCCAGAATCACGATCGAAAAAGCTCCTTCTACCTGCCGCAATGCATCGTAAATCTGGTGCAGTGGCTCTTTTTCCTTGCTGCGCGCGGCAAGGTGCGGGATGATTTCGGTATCCGATGAGGCCTGGAAAATTACGCCCTCTTCGGTCAGCTCCTTGCGCAAAACTCTCGAATTGGTCAGGTTTCCGTTGTGGGCGATGGCGAGGCTGCCGGAGCGGTAGGTGAGGGAGAAGGGCTGGATATTGTTGTTCGATTTGGAGGCGCCGGTGGTGGAGTAGCGGTTATGGCCGATTGCTGCGTATCCGCTCAGGTTCTCGAAAATCTGTTCGTCCTTGAAAACTTCGGATACCAGCCCCAGCCCTTTATGCTGCTTGAACAGGGTCTTTTTCTTGGCCTTGTTGTATTCGGCAACGACGATACCTGCGGCTTCCTGTCCTCGGTGTTGTAGCGAGTAGAGGCCGTAAAAGGTATCTTCGGCGGGAGTTTTTGAATTAAAAACGCCGAAAACTCCGCACATATCAGTAAAATCTTGAGATTGTGTAAAATCTTTGCCTCTGAGAGGCAAGTGAAACTAATATATCAAGGAGAAACATAAAAACCATGAAAGAGAAATTGGGGCTTACATAACACACGCCAAACAGGTCATTTTGTCATCTGTCGTTCACTCCGGCTTTCCGAATAGTTCAATGGAGAATGAGCTCTGTTGTGACCTCTGAACTGCTTTGGCTGGAATGGAATAAGCGGTTCAGCCGTTGTTAGCAGACAGTAGTCAGAATATCTTTATTCACTCAACTGATCATCAATGAACTCATCCACGAAAAAAACTCCGTCACAATCGGTCTGGACATGGATTGTTATTACCCTGTTGTGGGGAAGCGTCTTCTTCGCTACCTCTACCTGGATTCTCGGCATCGTCTCCAGCTGGTTTGACGGTGGCGCATTCAGTCCTGATCGCGCCGAAGCGCTGCGCGTCTATGCAATGTATGTCCCTGCGCTGTTGGTTGTTGCGCTCTCGGCCATGGTGATACAAAGCCGACTCGATCCGGGCTGGCAAAAGCAGAGAGAGCGCGAAAAAGCGGTTCGGGCAGGAAAGCGTGAACAGCTTTTTGTTTCGTTTGCGGCCAGCATTGCCACGAGCTCTCTTTTCACTTTGTTGACGGCTGCTGCTCACATGCTCGCCGCGCCGGTTATCGGAACAGCTGTCAGTTTCAGCGTGAAGACCGTGCTGGTTGCGGCGGGGCTTAACATCGCGTTTGGAATTGCAGCGTCGCTGTTTGTGGGGATGATTTTTCTGGTGTTTGGCGTTGCGAAAGGGGGTTCGAAAGCGTGAAGCGTTCGGCGGAAAGGGCATAAAAAAAAGCGCAGGATAACCTGCGCTTTTTTTTTCTTTTCTGTGGAGCTAAGGAGACTCGAACTCCTGACCCTTTGCATGCCATGCAAATGCTCTACCAACTGAGCTATAGCCCCATCGACAAGGCTTAATTATCAGAAAAAAAATTTGCATTTCCAACAGCTTTTTTTGAATCTTGGGGGTGAAAGTTTTAAAAGCTGAAAAAAAATGACATTATGGGTCTGCTGTACAGTATGAAAGAGGGGTTTTCAGGGATTGGCCGGGCCAAACTTCCTGCTTTTGTGACCATAGCTGTCGGCTTTTTCTCACTGCTGTTGCTGGGCCTGTTCGGCACGGTCTCCCTCAGCTTTTATCAGGTGATTCAGGAGGTGCGCTCTCGCGTTGAACTGGAGGTTTTCTTTGATGAAACTGTCAACGACGATCAGGCGCGCTCGCTCGGAGAAAAGATGCAGGCGATTCCCGGAGTGGCTGCAACGCACTATATCTCGCGGGATGAAGCCGCATCGAGGTTCAGGCGTGATTTTGGAGAGGATGTCGTGACCATTCTGGGCATGAATCCCCTCCCTCGCTCGGTGACGCTGAATATCGATCAGCGTTACGCTCTTCCGGACAGCATCGCCGTTATCAGAAAGAAGCTCGAAGCCTTGCATCAGGGGCTTGACATTCGGTACAATCAGGAGTATCTGACAGGCATCGAGAAGAATGCGCGGCTTTTTACGCTCATTACTGCCGGAGTTGGCGGGGTGATCGCCCTGGCGACCATCATTCTGAACGCTTTTACCGTCCGGCTTGCCATGTACGCCCGGCGTGACCGCATCAAAACCATGAGGCTGGTCGGCGCGACCCGCTGGTTCATCAGTGCGCCGTTTCTTATCGAGGGTGCGGTGCTCGGGCTGGTTTCGGGTGGGCTGGCTGCGCTTGGTCTCTGGCTCATTTTCGAGCAGGCGCTTTTGCGCTACGAACCGGCGATCTACCAGATACTGCATCCATCGACTTACGTGATCTATCCGGGACTTGTCCTGCTCGGCATTGTGCTCGGTTTTTTCGGCAGCACCTGGTCGGTGGCCCGCTTCCTGCGCGTTTCCTGAGCGCTGCCGCCGGGATAAATGGCTACTCGTTGGTGAAGCCATAGAGCATCGCGATCTCTTCGGCCCAGCCCTCGGCATTGGGGGTTTCGAGTATCAGCGGTATCTCCTCGAGCGCCGGGTGACGCATGATGTGCGCAAAGGCGTCGATGCCGATCATCCCCTTGCCGAGGCACTCGTGCCGGTCAACCTTACTGCCGAGTTTCTGCTTCGCATCGTTCAGGTGCATTCCCTTCAGATAAAGCAATCCCACAACACGGTCAAACTCTCTCAGCGTCGCGTCGAATGCTTCCGGCGTTCTCAAATCGTAGCCACTGGCGAAAAGATGGCAGGTGTCGAGGCAGACGCCGACGCGCGACTTGTCCTCCACCAGTTCGATGATTCGCGCCAGATGCTCGAAGCGCCAGCCGAGATTACTGCCCTGTCCTGCCGTGTTTTCGATCACCGCTGTCACACCCGCCGTCGCATCGAGTGAGCGGTTCACCGATTCGGCGATGGTTTTGAGGCAGGCATCTTCATCAGTCAGATTGAGGTGGCTGCCGGGGTGGAAGTTCAGCATCGTCAGGCCGAGCGCCTCGGCGCGCTGCATTTCGGTGACGAACGCCTTGCGCGACTTTTCGATCTTGTCGGCTTCGGGAGCACCGAGGTTGATGAGGTAGCTGTCGTGCGGCAAAATATGCTCAGGCAGGAATCCTGCTTCATCGCAATTGCGCCGGAACGCCTCGATCGAGGCCGCCGTAAGCGGCGCGGAGTGCCACTGGCGCTGGTTGCGGGTGAACATGGCAAACGCTTTCGCGCCGATCTTTTGTGCGTTCAGCGGGGCGTTCTCGACGCCTCCGGCAATACTGACATGGGCGCCGACCCGTTTCATACTATCGTGTTGTTTGCAGGTTTTCGTGTGTTGATCAGAGCTTAACGACGATCTGCCGTTGAAGGTTCAATCGGTTAGCCTGTCGATGATCTCGTCCGGCAGGTTTGCGGTTTTGCGGATCGACCACCCGCCGTTGCGCGATGGCCGGGTTGAAAGCAGTTCGCCGAGCAGGCCGGTCGAGAAGAACTGCACGCCGAGGATGATGAGCAGGATGCCGAGGAACAGAATCGGCCGGTTGCCTGCCGGTTTGTCGAACAGGTACTTTTCGATGGTAACGTAAAGGCTGATGCAGAAGCCAAAGAAGAAGCTGCCGAGGCTCATCATGCCGAAAAAGTGCATCGGGCGTTTGAGGTAGCGGGTGATGAACATCACCGAAAGGAAATCGAACAGACCCGGCAGGAATCGCGATGCCCCAAACTTGCTCTTGCCGAACTTGCGCGCGTGGTGCATGACGGGAATTTCAGTGACGCGGAATCCTTTCCACTTTGCCAGCACCGGAATGTAGCGGTGCATTTCGCCGTGCAGGTCGAGCGAAGCGACGAGTTCGCGGCTGTAGGCTTTCAGGCCGCAGTTGAAGTCGTGCAGCGGGATGCCGCTGAAGAGGCGCGTCGTCAGGTTGAAAAGCTTCGAAGGCACGGTTTTACTCATCGGATCGTTCCGTTCCCGCTTCCATCCGCTCACCAGGTCGAATCCTTCGTTTATTTTCAGAACAAGGCCGGCGATCTCGCGCGGATCGTCCTGCATGTCGGCGTCGATGGTGACGACCACCTCACCCGACGCCGCTCGAAATCCTGCCGAGAGTGCCTCGGTCTTGCCATAATTCCGCCGGAACGAGATCAGTCGCAGCTCCGGCCTGTCAGTCATCAATTCACCGATCACCTTGTCGGAGCCATCGGTCGAACCGTCATCGACCATGATGATCTCGAAACTGAATTCGTCTCCGAAACATCGCTTCAGCTCGGAGCTTTTCAGCGCTGCGAACAGGCTTTCGCAGAATTCGGGAAGCGATTCCCGCTCGTTGTAGAGCGGCACGATGATGGAGAGGCTCGTCATTTATACACCTCTGGCGTCTGGGTTCCAGATGTACTTGTGCAGCTGGAGCTGCATCCGTACCGGGAGGCGGTCGCGTAGCATCCATTCGGCGAGGAGGCGCGGTTCGAGCTGGCCGAACACCGGGCCGAAGATGATCGAACATTTGCCGAGGATGCCGTGTCCGGCGATATACGATTTTGCCCACAGGTAATCCGCCTCCGAGGCGACGACGATCTTGAATTCGAAGCGTTCCGGCTCGTTGAGGGCGAGTGTGAAATTGGCGGCGCAATTATGCTCCATGACTCCCGACGACGGCGCCTTGATGTCGATGATCGCGTGCACACGCGGGTCAACGCGATCCACCGGCAGGAAGCCGCCTGTTTCGAGCAACACCACTGGATGCCGGTCGCAGAGCGCTGAAAGCAGCCCGAATGTCCCAGATTGAAGCAGCGGCTCGCCGCCCGTGACCTCGACGCACGGCGCATCAAACGCGAGTACGCGGTGCATGATCTCGTCAATAGTCATCGCAGTGCCCGGCTCCTCAGCGTAGGTTGTGTCGCAGTAACGGCAACCGTGGCCGCATCCGGCGAGGCGCACGAAGGCGCAAGGCCAGCCTGCAAACGAAGACTCACCCTGGATTGAGTAAAAAATCTCGCTGATATTGAGGGGGGCTTCCGTGCTCATGGCTGCTTGTCAAGCAGTTTTTCGAGCGCGGCGGGGTAGAGGCGATGCTCGCACCGGAGCACCCGCTCGGCGAGTGTTTTTGGCGTGTCGCCTGGCAGCACCGGCACATGATTCTGCATGATGATCCGGCCCTTGTCGTACTCCTCGTTGACGAAGTGAACCGTCGCCCCGCTCCGGGTTTCACCCGACGCGATCACCGCCTCGTGCACGCGCATTCCGTACATGCCATGGCCGCCGAACTGCGGCAGCAGCGACGGATGGATGTTCACGATTTTTTCCGGGTAGGCGGCAATCACCGCGTCCGGAATCTTGCGCAGATACCCGGCGAGCAGGATCATGTCGATCTGCCGATCCCGGAGTTCGCTCAGCATGGCGCGGGCGAAATCGTCATGCGAGCCGAACTGCGATTCCGAGAGGTGCAGTGTCTCGATGCCATACTCTTTTGCGAAATCGATCGCGCCGCACTGCGAGCGATTCGACAGGCACATCACGATCTCGGCAGGCAGCTCGCGTTCGATGATCGCGTGGAACAGCGCCTTGAAGTTTGAGCCCGTTCCCGAGCAGAATACCGCCAACCGTTTTTTCTTGTCAATCATGCAGATCGCGTACAAAGGATTTCGTGAATTCCCTCTAATATGCACCCGAACGTTGCTTTTTTCAAGCTGAAAGGTTCCCCGCGAACGGTTCAGTTAAGAGTGTGCCTGCGCGGAGTTGCAGTTCTCCGGTCGGTATAGTCGCGGATTTTTGTAAATTCCCGGTCTATTTTTGATTTCCGAACACAACACAACTCTCTGCTCATGCTTGATCCTGTCATCAAACGGGCGCTCGTGTCCGTTTCCGACAAAACCGGCATCGTCGATTTCTGCCGCGAACTGGCCTCGATGGATGTCGAAATCTTCTCCACCGGTGGCACGCTGAAATTACTTCAAGGTGCTGGTATCGTCGCGCAATCCATTTCGACCATCACCGGTTTTCCGGAGATCATGGACGGCAGGGTCAAGACGCTTCATCCGAAAATCCACGGTGGTCTGCTTGCCGTGCGCGACAACGCCGAGCACCAGAAGGCGGCCCGCGAGAACGGTATCCAGTTCATCGATCTCGTGGTGGTGAACCTCTATCCCTTCGAGGCAACTATCGCCAAAGCGGATGTGACTTTCGAGGAGGCTATTGAAAATATCGATATTGGTGGCCCATCGATGCTGCGCAGCGCGGCCAAGAACAACGAGTCGGTCACGGTGGTTACCGATGTCGCCGACTACGCCACCGTGCTTGACGAAATGCGCTCGAACGGTGGCGCGACCACGCGGGCCACCCGTCTGACGCTCGCGGCCAAAGTGTACGCGCTGACCTCGCGCTACGACACGGCCATTGCGGCCTACATGGCTAAAGCCGCTGGAGTCAAGGGCGCGGGCGACACGATGACCCTCAAGCTCGAAAAAGAGCTGAGCATGCGCTACGGCGAGAACCCGCACCAGAGCGCCGGACTCTACAAAATGGACGATGGCAACGGCGTGCGTTCGTTCAGCGCGATTTTCGAGAAGCTGCACGGTAAAGAGTTGTCGTATAACAATATGCTTGACATCGCCGCTGCGACTGGTATCATCGAGGAGTTTCGCGGCGAGGAGCCGTCGGTGGTGATTGTCAAGCACACCAATCCGTGCGGCGTCGCGCAGGCGCCGACGCTCTGCGAGGCCTACCGCAAAGCCTTCTCGACCGACACGCAGGCTCCGTTTGGCGGTATCATCGCCTTCAACCGCCCGCTCGACATGGAGACAGCCAGCGCGGTCAACGAAATCTTCACCGAGATTCTCATCGCTCCGGCTTTCGAAGATGGCGTGCTCGAGATGCTCATGAAGAAGAAGGACCGCCGTCTCGTGCTCCAGAAGCAGCCGTTGCCGAAAGCTGGCTGGGAGTTCAAGTCCACGCCGTTCGGCATGCTCGTGCAGGAGCGCGACAGTAAGACGGTTGCTCCTGAAGAGCTGAAGGTGGTCACGAAGCGCCAGCCGACCGCTGAAGAGCTGGCCGACCTGATGTTCGCCTGGAAGATCGTGCGGCACATCAAATCCAACACGATCCTCTACGTCAAGAACCGCCAGACCTTCGGCGTCGGCGCGGGCCAGATGTCGCGCGTCGATTCATCGAAAATCGCCCGCTGGAAAGCCTCGGAAGTGGCCCTCGATCTCAGGGGATCGGTTGTCGCCTCCGACGCCTTCTTCCCCTTCGCCGATGGCCTTCTCGCTGCCGCTGAAGCTGGGGTAACCGCCGTCATCCAGCCGGGTGGTTCGATCCGCGACAACGAAGTCATCGAAGCCGCCGACGCCAACAATCTCGCAATGGTCTTCACCGGAATGCGCCATTTCAAGCACTGAGGTAGCAGAAAAAGACAGAGAACTGCAAGGGCAGCAGGAACAACGTGATGAGCGTTGTTCCTGCTGCCTTTTTGTTTTTACTGCTATTCCGGGATTGTATTTCTCACAAAAACCGCACTACGACAAACACCCCAACCATAGTAAATGCCACGGCGATCCGGGCAGCTATGCCGATGGCCATACCGATCCAGACTCCGAATCCGGCGGTGCTGGCGGTGCGGAGGTCTTTCTGGGCGTAGAGTTCACCACCGACGGCTCCGGCAAAGGGGCCGATGATGATGCCTGGCAGTCCGAACATGAGCCCAATGATCGTGCCGATTGCCGCGCCGATGATGCCGTATTTGCCTGCGCCGAAGCGTCTTGCTCCGAGCAGCCCGCCGAGAAAGTCGATGAGGTAGGCCGCCGCGGTGAGCACGCCGAGGATGGTGAGCGTTCCCCAGCCGACATAGACGAAGCCTTCCGCCCAGGCGGCGAAGACGAGGCCCGCGAAGATGAGCAGCACGCCGGGCAGACCGGGCAGCAGCAGGCCTGCGAATCCGGTAATGAGCAGAAGCGCAGAGGCGAGCCAGAGGATGGTGGAGGTTTCCATAATCAGTGGAAGATATTGGGCTGAAGCCTTGAATTTTTTATCTGA
The nucleotide sequence above comes from Chlorobaculum tepidum TLS. Encoded proteins:
- the ileS gene encoding isoleucine--tRNA ligase codes for the protein MPATYPEYPSSLSYSAMEAQIREFWIERNIFRKSLEKDAPKGIYSFYEGPPTVNGKPGVHHLFSRTIKDVVCRYHTMQGYQVPRKAGWDTHGLPVEISVEKKLGLKNKSHVEEYGVGEFNREARALVYHHIDDNREGWGKLTERMGYWVDMDSPYITCDNNYIESVWWALKTIFDKGLIYKDYKIVPQDPKSETVLSSHELALGYKEVQDPSVYIKFRLKDSGESILVWTTTPWTLISNVALAVGRDIDYVRVKHRETGEVLILAESRLSVLVEKIGDESAWEVIDRCKGSDLEGRDYEPLFNYFSPERRAWYVVCGDFVSTGEGTGIVHIAPAFGADDYELSKQYQLPMLQPVARNGCFTAEVPDYEGMFFKDADKPIMQRLKEEGKLYRRETIQHTYPFSWRYDVPVIYYARESWYIRTTDIAPRMVALNKTINWNPPEIGTGRFGNWLEENKDWALSRERFWGTPLPVWVAEDFAIGDGPDSGKLFAVGSVAELREGFIEIDGEEMNLGDALDKGLVELDLHKPFVDRIWFIRDGKRFNRTPELIDVWFDSGSMPFAQLHYPFENKELFDKTFPADFIAEGVDQTRGWFYTLHAIATLIFDRPAYRNVVVNGHILDKSGQKMSKSKGNVVDPFESMEQYGADAIRWYLMITSPPWRPKLFNAAEIEEEQRKFFRAFINSYNFFVLYANVDGFRYEEADIPFTQRSELDRWVLSSLNTLIAEVTSRMEQYDLTGACRLIGDFTVDDLSNWYIRRSRKRFWKGEMGPDKLSAYQTLSTVLETLAKLMAPFVPFIAEKIWLDLKSVGGTSKAESVHLADWPVADESCIDAALEERMKKAQIITSLVRTMREKAGIKVRQPLRRILLAAAEPGSRAAYELVSDIIKEEVNVQKIEYVEDEDGSVISKKAKPNFKTLGPRFGKDMKLLAEEIRIMSHKQISRLEKEGSIEIDLGGRICTVLREDVDIVHEDIEGWLVAADDAHRIMVALDTEITEELEMLGLARELVSRIQTLRKESGLEITDRIALTIAGSEKLLAAARKSESYIMDETLATSIVLLPLDDSQPGDGVEQVNNELCRLSLEKSGS
- a CDS encoding TraR/DksA family transcriptional regulator, with amino-acid sequence MTIMSKKTSPVQESPVESTEETRLTRTYLSDEELEHFRQLLLKRRDEVLRDLDILRSSLSEESVEDSINSNYSMHMADHGTETMDREQRFMFIARDEKYLHYIDQALDRIRNKTYGICTKSGKPIPKKRLEAVPHTSVRIEFKQTKK
- the purF gene encoding amidophosphoribosyltransferase, which codes for MCGVFGVFNSKTPAEDTFYGLYSLQHRGQEAAGIVVAEYNKAKKKTLFKQHKGLGLVSEVFKDEQIFENLSGYAAIGHNRYSTTGASKSNNNIQPFSLTYRSGSLAIAHNGNLTNSRVLRKELTEEGVIFQASSDTEIIPHLAARSKEKEPLHQIYDALRQVEGAFSIVILANNQMIAARDPYGVRPLALGKKIDPATGELAYVVASETCAFDIIKAEYIRDIEPGEILLIDHLAVDNEKPVSLYLPPVERKARCIFEYVYFARPDSFIFRHSVDKVRRNLGKNLARESTIERDPNDKELAVVSVPDSSNTAALGFVRESNKLGKPARFEHGLIRNHYVGRTFIQPGIQSREIKVRSKYNIVRGVMQGRPIILVDDSIVRGTTAKMLIKLVREANPKEIHLHISSPPITNPCFYGMDFPSKRQLLTHMLADAEHELGDIEKIREYIGVDSLRYLSMQGLLNSVPEFEGETCSYCTACFSGDYPIPIADATTDKEEND
- a CDS encoding cell division protein FtsX, which gives rise to MGLLYSMKEGFSGIGRAKLPAFVTIAVGFFSLLLLGLFGTVSLSFYQVIQEVRSRVELEVFFDETVNDDQARSLGEKMQAIPGVAATHYISRDEAASRFRRDFGEDVVTILGMNPLPRSVTLNIDQRYALPDSIAVIRKKLEALHQGLDIRYNQEYLTGIEKNARLFTLITAGVGGVIALATIILNAFTVRLAMYARRDRIKTMRLVGATRWFISAPFLIEGAVLGLVSGGLAALGLWLIFEQALLRYEPAIYQILHPSTYVIYPGLVLLGIVLGFFGSTWSVARFLRVS